Genomic window (Daucus carota subsp. sativus chromosome 5, DH1 v3.0, whole genome shotgun sequence):
attttgtagcattatttaaaatctcaattgaatacctcaagattttaatggatttcaaacaatcccaatcgaataccctcggatttcatgaatgcaaaaaaatgctttaaaatctcaatccaatacccTCCTCTTAGATTAACTTCTAGATTGGAAAAAAGGGAGAATGAAGTTTTCTCTCAACCactgcaaaaaaaaattgatctaATCTTCCCACATCTCCTATATAAGAAAAAGGAAGAATGAACTTCTCTCAACCACTACAAAGCTAAACACACGCATGTTAATAACGTGTGTGCATCGTCTCGCAGCCAGATGATGCGTGTTGCAACCAAAAGAAGTTAACAAAGAGAAACTATTCGGCAAATACGCAAATTGGACTACACATAACAGCTATTTTGGTAATTATTAGCAAAATTTGTGATAAAGTAAGGCTTCCACCCAATTTAATCACGTGGTTcacacaaaaaaatataatttttatgcacATTAAATCAAAGAGAGAATGGGGGGACTACTTTATTACAAGCTTCGTCTTGCACTTGCAATGTTCTAATTTCTCAGGAATAAAATTTGCTTATTTAGGATAATGGTCTTGTAAAGAATAAGAGATAAGATGGCTGAATGCTCCATGTAGTTCGATGGACAATTGAGTGTTTAATATTTGGATCATAGATATCAACTCTGAGATCCATAAAGTTTTCATGGAGTAAATGTAGCAGGCTGCAGGCATGTGTAACATGAATGCTCAGGCCTTAACCATATTGGCTGTAAAGGATGCATGCTGAGTAGATTCACTCTGCTAATTCAGCTGTTGGTCAAGTAAACTGGTACCAGCGGTCCTAATATTGCCTGAGAAAATTGATTCCTAGGTCCTCTGTATTATGCTATCTGAAGCTTTCCGCTTCCAGTTGAAAGGTTGTCTAACAAGAAGCAATGGTAAAGAGAAACAAATTTAGTCATTAGTTACACACTAAAACCATCAACCTATCGGGGCGGCAAATTGCCAAAAAAACCTCCTTGGCAGCCTAGAAgttgaaaaacacaaacaagacCTAAAATTAGTCGGTAAAAGCTCTGCTACCCTAGAGCTTACATTAAAGATCATCTAAGATTTATCCATATCACACTACCACAGTACTGAAACTTAGATTTACATGGACCGGTCAAATGGGATACGAACAAAGAGTCGTCCATGCAGGCCAACAACTGCTGATGTCTGAAGTGGATCAATTCTTGCAGGTAAGCTGATGACCTGAAAAAGTTCATGTGTTGATATGGTCAGCAGCTATTATATTCGGAATACGAATAACGTAAAGTACCATGCCGACTCATAactctctcttttttcttttctttttaaataactGAACACACACATGCCACTGATACTAAGGGAACTTAAACCCTCAATCACTTGGTAAAGGTGATAAAAATCGCAAGGTAAAGAGCCCTTTGGGAACTTTTCACTTTTATACTACTTAAAATCAAGTAACTCTAAGTACAGGGTTTCTCATTTCAAGCTCCTTTCCTATTGTGAAAAGAGTGTTAAGGTTAACCTTCTTAAAGGCAGTGATCCCCCATGGATTATCGCGCTGCTCAGGCTGACCAGTTATGACAAGTCGTCCTTCTGGATCTGATTGCACTCTAACCTGAAATCACCAGCAAACAACATCACAAATCAAGCCAGCAAAATAATGTCAAAATTGATATTGATGCAACCAAGCTAAAaggttcatttttttaaaagctATACTGACAAACACATATGAAAAAAACCATCAGATGTAGCTTTATGTGCCCACGGACCGAAAAAGGAtgagagaaaaaataaaatcatacaaaatttcGAATTGCACTCTAAAATAGCAAGGTAGATATAAGCATGGGTGCAACTGAAATTCTGAACGTTTTGAGTGCTTATTCATTTAAACATTTACGATCagtttttgataatttatatagTTTTTGGTAATTTATGCATTTATCGTAGGTTGTCCTAAATCCTTAATAGTTACTGTTTTAACGTTTACTGTTTTTTGTGATAGATTGGGAGTTTAACATATTGAGATTTGTTAGACGACCTAACTAGATCACCTTAGGGGAATCAGAAGCATGTTTCCCGGTAGCAATGCTTCTATATAGTACTCCTACAAGGCAATGGAGCAATCTTTTTCCAGAATTGACTAAAGTGAAACCCATTGTTTAAGATGTTAGTGCCAGTAGTTGCCTAAAGGGTTTTTTAGTGCCAAGTGACATGCGGTAAACAAAGTTGTTGCAGGAAAAGTATTCCACAGGAGATGTAGTAGAGATTTATTTGTTGCTATCCAGAGTTATTTCTTATGACTCTGTTAGCTGTCAACAAGGGAATTATAGTTCGAGGTAGCTCAATAGTTGAATAGACTACGGGAGCTGCACCTAGGCCATCTAAGTCATAATTGGTTTAACACAATCATTATCAAAGGCCTCTGAAGTAGTAGTTCCTGATGGATTCTTCATGTTTACTGCTATACAGATGACATTGCCTAATTTTAAGAAGTTCAGGTGCTTTTGGGTATCTTTTCAGAACTTTGAAAATTCATCTGCAGTTTCCACGAGGTTTGATAGAGAATTCTCATATTTTCACTAATTCACGCTGTTTATATGTACAGATTACAGATCTTGGAGGAATCTAGTGACTAGTGCATATTCTAGTGGTAGTCTTCTTACGTTGCTAGAGGCTTACAACTATTACTTCCCAATAACTAACTAATCATTGAACTGTTGTATTTCATTATTGGTCCTGGCTCCTGAGGCTTTAGAAATGTATTCTCTCATCTGCACTGTTTAGATGTTATTTCATATGTTTTCATCCTGATTCACATTCCATATAAGCAGGAcataagaaaacaaaataattttaaattatgaccGTCACCTATACCATCAATATGAACAAACAAACAATATAAAGTTCATACCTCCTCCCGCAATAAACCTGGGACTAAAGCATAGACCTCAAAACAATCCTTCTGTCAAAATCACAAAATACTATCAGAATACAAATGAAAGACAGTCAAACATGATATGATGCATCATGTATCACAAAAGTTTTACAAACTTACATGCTCTCTTACACTGATCTTCACCCAATCAGCAGGAGGACCAACATCAATAACTGTACTGACCAGTCtagaaaaaaatagaaagaaattaACACATTCAGGCTTAAGCATAGCAAAACATAAAAATGAAGGAAATAACGAGTAGGGATGCTGTGTACAGTTTATTAATTACTATATACCACTTGAATACTTGATAGATATTAATGTCCGAATATTTAGAGGTTCTCATTAATATGTAGAGGTACTGAATTCTTCATATTCCGATTAATcatttgtataaaattataaatcttaATAATCTTTGTCAAACATAACTTGTATTTCTCAGCACCAGGATCCCCAAACTACATTATAATGCTCAAGTGATCCTTAAAGATATTTTACATAGATCTTATCACACAGATAATACCTCCAAAATCCCAAAGCATAAGCTAATAAAGCCAACTCTAAATTATGTCTATGCTACCTCATTTAGCTAAAGTTGTTAAAATGGATATAGAATCACATTTCAGGGGGGTTAATTACCGGAAGACTTTTTTAAAAGAACCACTTTTTAACTCATATAAAGCACTAATGGGAAGCCAATTATTGTTTGTCATCAACCTCGTCCTCAAAACTCCTTTGAAATTTCATCTTTCCATATCAATCTCACCCCTTCCACATCCATGTAGTCGTCAAAGGTAGAACAGATAATAAACACATCTGCTACAAAAGTTTTACAATATCCTAGGAACCTAAGCCCCTTTATTCGCCACAGATCTAGCCTCTAGGACTTAGTTATAGCCTCAAAAATGCCAAAGAACTTTATCCAGAACCTTCGTCAAAATCATCTCTCTTGGTGATTTTAACACATTGCACGTGAAGGGTTTAGTATAAGAGGAAACAAAGTTGGGTTCATATAAATCATTCGGTGTAGGAACTTTAACTCTGTGTTCCCAAgtttgaaaagaaaagaaggatgatTGGTTATTTTCTTCTCTCTAAATCTTTCCAGAAGTGGGAAGTCAGACAAGTGTATAAGGGATTTCTTTCTATATCTTTAGGGTTTTTTTCCTTTCCTAAAACTTTGTTAAGAACATGTTGGAGAAACTAAATCTTGCTCTTTCTTTCCTATTTTTGTCATACAAAAACTCTGGACCACAGCATAAAAGGTAGGCTAAACAAAAAGTTAAATGTCACAGACTCCGTGAGAaataattgtctcaattatccTCCTCCAACTATTTACTTCCCACCCTTGCCGACAAGAAATTTTTACCACCTACTTTGTCTTGAAATCGGACACTTCATTGTAAAATAGATAGCAGGTTGCAAAGCATATGAAAGAACGGATACTAGTAGATAGTCATAAAGGAGATGAAAAACATATACAATATTGGCCACAACTATTCTTGATATTAAGATGCAGTGTTGTATTATATTCATCAATAACAAGAAGGAATATAAAGCAAAGATAAGAAGGATAAAACCATCATTAAACATGTATGTTGTCGTTTAGTCTGCTTCATCCGTCTCTTTTTAACAGGAATAATGTTATTTATCGcttaattaatttacaaattgaaagattagatttattattatatactaGTTGGCATAGTCTGAGAACCTTGAACCTTTTACGATGATGAACATTTATGGTGCtgcaaattataataaaattacacGTATTTTAGTACCCGGTTAATCTAATAAagatttaaaattctaaattaattataacaaTTGCAAAAACTAAATAAGTAATGTTGCAGATTTATGCATTACAAATTCATAATATTGGAGTTCAAATTTCCACTCTTCCCAtgctttaaaaatttatatatttaagtaggAACCTCGTTCCCTCgtctttttacttttttaaaataaacttgcaacatttttattcaaaactaaatGGCTGTATAGATGTATTTGGGACTCACTGCTTAGATGTTTCCATACGTGCAGCTTTCACAGGATGCTCCACTTCCTTTTGTCTCTTGTTTTTTACAGAACCTAAATCATAAACAACAGCCTAATTCATAAAAAGGAAATTATGAAAGCAAAGTTTAACAAGCAACATGACACTTGACAAACCTTGTCTATAAAATTCTTAACTTCAAAACAAAAATGATCTGACCGTTGATCTTCACATgagaaaaagatcaacactggaTTTTTAACTGGTAATGCTAAAATAATTACAGAACAGATATAGGAAGCTTACCATTGTTTTTCACAAATTTTTCGCGTTTTGCCATGTTGTTGATGTTCTTGTCCTAAAACCAAAATGTCATGTCAATGCATTAGTAAATTGAATCTTAAAACAGCTTGTAAAAGAAAAGTTACATATCTCTGCAAACCTTAATGATTGGCTCGGCTATCTCACCATAGCCATAGTGACGCTGTTCATGCCATCCCTGCATCGCGCGAGCTGCGGCATCTCTTCTTGCCCTACCTGAACCTGTCGTCTAATAATCACCAACAATCCCagtcaattaattaataagcaGGTTTCATGACTGGGTTTTAGTATAGTCTCACAGATAACAAGTACGCGATTCTAACTTCCAATATACAATTACTTATAtcaaaatagtactccctctattttcaaataaatgacgCTTGAGTTTTTGCACAATTCTAAGAGTATTGACCGCATATctagaataattatttttaaaattttctttttctcaataaatatattaaacttatactttaattcacaaaaaaaattgaaaaataataattttagctaTGAGGTCAATGCACtaaaaaatgtgtgccaaaaagtcaaacgtcgtTGAAAACAGAGGGAGTGCAGGATACTGAGATTTGAACCTACCACATTCGTTGCTGCTAGAGGCACAGGAACAGATGGAAGAGCGAGTTGGAGCTCCCCAATTTTCATCTTATGCCTTTCATACTCTAAAAGTGCCTGCAAggtaaataaaatgattcaggGACAAGCAACATCTATAGCTTAATTATGACAAACAAGAGAAAAGGATAGAAATTAAAGCTATCATactgataaaataaataacaagtgCAAAAAGGTTACAAAAGGTCGAAATCAGCTACTCGGAATTCGATCTGTACACCTTAAGAATATCTCCATACCTCCTACAAACTTCAGGTACTTTATGAGAGGTCAAATGGTCACCCTAGAAAAACAGGGTTCAGGCTGTGCCTTAAACCTTAATCAAGCAATGACACCTTAAACATTTAATGGGACACAAGAGTTGCATAACTTGGTATTTACAATGTTACAACTGTAgaggaaaattaaaaaattccaCCATTTACATGGCACTACAAGTCACATTTTCCATTCTGCTGTTCCACATGATGATCTACTCAATTGTCATACTGCTATTGACTTGAACTGGGTTGGTTTTAGCTTGATGATCTAGTCAATATACTGCAATAAGCTAATAAATTGGGTTCGTTTTACCCCGGCAAAGTTCAGTTTATTTGTCTATACTTAAAAATCCATGTCCCTATTAACCCTGCACCCTGCAGCATTTTAGCTGTCATGTACTTAAACACCAGATTATAATATACTGCTATTAACTTGAACTGGGTCGGTTTTAGCTTGATGATCTAGTCAATTGTCATGCTGCAATGGGCTAATGACTTGAATTGGGTTCGTTTTACCCCGGCAAAGTTCACTTTATTTGTCTATACTTGAAAATCCATGTCCCTATTAACCCTGCAGCATTTTAGCTACCTGTTAGACCCCACACATTCCATCTCTTCTTTTTGTTATTTAATGAGATCACGAGCCAGATACAaaatctaaaaacataatacttTAAGCTTACAAATCGTCAATTAAAGAGACGAAAACACATTAAATTTCGTAGTTGTGGCACTTTCATTGGGGAAGTGGTTCTTTGCTGCAAGACCACGGTACCCAATTATGTTAAAAGAGATCACAAAGTGCCTCTTAAAGCACTAGACAGTTTGCTTCTACCTCCAAAACCCCTAGCTTCGCCTCAAAAGACAcctatatatgtacatattcCTTTAATTCAAATAAAGCTCTTCCCCTGATTCAAATAAACTTTAAATCTCTAGAATTAGAACCACTTTTTCCAAAGAGTACatgcagtatatatatatagcaggACCTATACACTATCTCTACAATTACCACAACTGCTTCCCTAGAATCCAGACTTGCACAATAATTTTATGCTGCTGCGTTTTATATTCCTCTAAAACAATTACTTTTACATTccgaaaattaaatttatctctctttcaatattatattttagattcAAATTACTCAAATAAAGAAATCCCAATTACAAAATACGTATAGAATACATTCTAACCAATTTTCCTAATTCCTGATTGATTCACATAGCAATAGTCATTATATTCCTGTCAACATTCCAATTAGGTTACGACACAAGCaataaaagagtataaaatatgtcATTCAGAAAGCATAGCATTATAAAATGTAGCTGACTGTCCAAAAACGTGCAACAAATTTCTTGAGTCTAAAACAGGTGAAGACTCTCATGGCACTACCTTCTCATAGAAAATGCGAAATGCATAAGCAGCAGTTGTGCATGTCCTGCAAAAGATAAAGAAAGTTAGAAACTAATCAAATTATTACATCAATAACAGATTTGTCAGATACAACTCGTAGGCAAAGGCCAAACTGACTAAAGTTAGAAGTTGATCTAGAAGATTATAACAGTAATAGACACACGATACAACATACATAAATGGAACCACAATTTTAGAGTACTGGGCTACTAGCTACCCAGGGGTTAATAAGTGTGTCTGTGCGCGgagtgtatatattatatattaaatatttttatttcttactTTGGGGGGTTGAAAGATTCTCCTATTTGCCGCCAAACCGATTTGGCTGCAGTGACCTGTCAAAACAGGTATAGCAGATCAATTAAAgacaataaatacatatttttgcaGTAATAATATCCAATTTCGCACACAGCATTttataaatgtaatattttcaaaaagcaGAACCAATTACTTACAGCATTACATAACTAAGATGAATCGTTGTTCAAGACATTGGATTACCAaacaaaaaagaataattatttatagtaAAAGAAAATGCAACTGTATAGGACATCTCCATACCCGATCATAACCACCGAGTCTAATCACAGCTCTGTATAACCTAAGAAGCAGCGATCAAAGAGTTAGTTATACCTCAACTACGATCACAATGCAAAGATAATCCTGAGACGAACTTACTTCAGGCAATTTAATAGCTTGCCATAAAATTTAGGAGGTCTAAAAACGGTTCCCTTCTCTCTGAAAAAAGTCTCTAGTTCCTTCATGAATGCTGCTTGTTCCTCAGGTGTCCCAGTTTCTGCATCCTCAATCATCTATGATTACGAAAGCAATGAGTTCGTTTCAACGGTTAAAAACATTTTGCAACCTCTTGAGACAGACATTAATAAATTACCTTTATATCGGTGGTATCCCCAACTTGAACCTTGAATGTCTCACTAGCGACGGGTGTCATTGGTTCGACTTGATTAGCAGCAGGATGGGAAGTACTTCGTTTATTTCCAGTCTCTGGTGTGGCGTTCTTAAAAGCATCAACAACTTTGTTTTCTCCCAAGCCCATCTGATCAGCCCCACCGCCGCAAGGTAATATAGCGCATTTTTGTGGACTTTTACCCAAATTCTTTTCTTTCTCAATTAATTTCTCTCCAAAAATATTCCGACTCTCCGCAGTATACTTGCTATCAATTTTCTCTCCCAGAATATTACTATGGGCGCCTGAATTCGTCACAATATCAATACTCTTCTGATCTTTCTCCGCTTTGCCGCAATTTTGAGCCTCCAAATGCGTGTCTTCTTGCTGCTTGTCTTGAATTTCCTTACTCGTTAAGGAATCAACCTCCATTTTATCATCCTTCCCTATTTCCACATCAGTAACATCCATATCTGCAAAACTACAAAGAACAAAACTCTTTACAAAGATAAGTAATAAGGGAGCTTGAGCCGTTGGATCAGTGAGATGAACCGCTAAGATTAGGGCGGTCCATTTCTGTCCCAGCCACGGTTCGCGGGTCGCCCTACGGATTTGCGGACCAGATCGGTCGGGTCGACGTCGACCCAATTCCCTCTGGTTCGCGCTCCGGCGAACCGCTGCAACTCCGACGAACAATGTGAAAATAGAAAGACAGGACGAATGGACGAGAAGACAGCATATTATAGAGAAATATTACGAAGAAGAGAAGATGAAGCGGTGAAGACGACTGACCAAGTGATGACGATGAAAACAGACCCTTTTTACTCTCGATTCGACCCACTTGATTGCTTCGTTTTTTAACCTAACAGTTGTCGATGTTATTGGGCTCCGCTTTTATTCGAAACTGATCCGAGCCGGTGATGCTCTCGCCCCTACTGAATGATATTCTGTTGATTTATAAGCAAAAATTAGGGAGTTATGTCCGCGCTAAAATCtcgttaattttaaaaatatataaattttaaaatgatttataaaatgaaaattaaatgattacgtgcacttttttatattttgatacgATTCCGTGTAGAGTATATATTTCTTCAATTATAATAATGGatttgtgtatttatatatatatagcaggAGTGAGTAGTATTACAAGcttgtttaatattaaaatttctagatatataatacttatttaaatatatataacttatcaaTGTTGAGTTTGAGTTTTACGAGTCGAATCAAGTTCAAGACGATAAGCGAGTCGAGTCGAACAATTATACAACTCGATTCAACTCCATAAGACTATCAAATAATTTGCATTGTTCGAACTCGAGTTAGTTAAGAAACCGAGTCGAGTAGAGTCGAGTTTCTTATTGAGTCAAGTTGAGTTTTTCATATGAAAGCTGACAAATAGATTTTTATTATCACATGTAACTGAATCGTGCTCGTCACTTAATGTTAATCTTTGAAGTTACAATTTAGTATAAGTTAACGGTTGTGTAAGTTTTTTTCCGTATAATTATCGAAATGCAAGTAAATATTAGTTTAGTTAGTCgattgcaaactttttgagttcagttaTGAAATTGCAATTTAGAGGTCAGTTTGATTATGATTTAGCCTATTAACCCGTTTTTTAACATGCTAATTACAGAACTACACTCTACTTCATATTTTAGCAAGTTTAcgttttttgaaagaaaaaaagttaaaagatttgaaaatatACGTTGCCAGCAACAGTAGCATCTCGTCTCTCCCTCAACCGCAGCAACCGCAACATCTCAGTCTCGCCCTCTGCTTCTCTCATTTACTTCCCGCGCTACGCTCACTCCCCCTTTCCTCGCTTCCCCCTCTCTTTATTTTTCTACCCTagatctttctctctctctctctctcattgtCTCTAGTCGTTGTCTCTCTCGTCAAAATTTCAGCCGGAGAAATCAAAAATGAAATTAGGCTCGATTAAAGGTATTTTATAGGTGTATCTATATAATTGTGTATGTATAATTGTATGTTGATTAAGAATATTGATTATTATTTGCTCGTGttgttgatttaaattttattaggtAACTTTTTAaacatctaaaatatatttaaatcatgTATGTTCATGATGATTATGTGgctgttatatattttaataagttatacattaaattaaatatcctaacaacaaaaaaataggaatcttaTTTTTGTTGGAAGGAGAAAAatgcttttaattctttttgggtaacgtacaaaataaaaaataatatatgaaagcaatttcaagttattaataaaaaataaaaatatattatattaataatataaaaatttaagtgatggcataaaaaaataaaaacaacataaaatatataagttcaagtcaagccaaatttgagttttaagcatatcaagttgAATTAGTTCGAGTTTAGAAAATTTCGATTCCGCTTGAGTTTTTTCGAGGACGAGCCGAGTTTGAGTTTGAACTCGAAAAACTCGACTCGAATTATAGCCTGCTTGTCGATCACGTTTAGACTTGAACTTTGATATAGTGAAAAACTGAATATTGATTTTGAAAGGACATCTTCGATAaatgattattttgatatttgtataactcacataaaatttaaatacacttagaatcctctccattagaacatattatttaaatgattttatcaaaagtcaaaatggtcAACTCTAGCTCAAAAAGGAtttccaaaatatatttattttacataaatataagTGATACTCCATGTTTACAaaaagattttcaatatttatctaAGGAGTATTCAAAGGTTTTAAATCGCAATTTATCGGACGAGAAATATCTAGTAATGATATTttcttgttttacaattgcaaaagcaaaatgcaaaagaaatttgaacaaggaatatacattcattatattctttagaacactcttttgacatttatttaaagagacaaaaatatttttcaagtctcagattttaaagatttattcCCCATTTATACAATGTATTATTCTATGGAATAAATTCTTTTaacatcataaaaatatttccttcaaatcttcaaggaaatatattttaaatgtttcactcaagtcaaaatattagccaaaCATCTGTTCAAATTGGAAAAAGGCtaatcgtattttattcaaaaccGGAGACTggttttatcgttttaaatccaaataaaatacttctacttgctagaatgacttgaaacttgagatatATCATTTGAATAAAGTTTTTGGTGCATagtaaatttttcataattttctgagaagtttGGTCCGGACGCTATTTTTTAGGGCTGACTGGGATCTTTGACCGGatgtttgaccaagtcaactttgaccaaaattgaccaaaattttcagaccaccattttccaatattctatgatttCTATGATATGAAGCTGATGTTCCTGTTTGTTACCAATAGGATAGAGTTTAGCATATCTTATGTTATTCTCTTGAACATG
Coding sequences:
- the LOC108223919 gene encoding AT-rich interactive domain-containing protein 6, yielding MDVTDVEIGKDDKMEVDSLTSKEIQDKQQEDTHLEAQNCGKAEKDQKSIDIVTNSGAHSNILGEKIDSKYTAESRNIFGEKLIEKEKNLGKSPQKCAILPCGGGADQMGLGENKVVDAFKNATPETGNKRSTSHPAANQVEPMTPVASETFKVQVGDTTDIKMIEDAETGTPEEQAAFMKELETFFREKGTVFRPPKFYGKLLNCLKLYRAVIRLGGYDRVTAAKSVWRQIGESFNPPKTCTTAAYAFRIFYEKALLEYERHKMKIGELQLALPSVPVPLAATNVTTGSGRARRDAAARAMQGWHEQRHYGYGEIAEPIIKDKNINNMAKREKFVKNNGSVKNKRQKEVEHPVKAARMETSKQLVSTVIDVGPPADWVKISVREHKDCFEVYALVPGLLREEVRVQSDPEGRLVITGQPEQRDNPWGITAFKKVISLPARIDPLQTSAVVGLHGRLFVRIPFDRSM